ACCCGTCTGCGGATGCTGGAAACTCTGCCAAAAAATCCTGACACGATCACCTGCGGACGCGGCGCATTTCAACTCCAGTTCGGCGACGTATTTGTCGTCAACGATCCGCCGCGTGGTTACGACTCGACCACACCCCTGATCATCGTGGCCATACGCGAGCACGGCATGGGCGACGAAGTAATCGAGATCGATGTAGTGCCGGAGGTTTTCGGTTTCTTGCCGGCGCTGGTGAAATCGGTCGGCGGTGGCGGTGGTGGCGGCGGGGGCGGTTCGACACCGATCAACCCAATCCAGTTACAGGACGCCGTCGAGTTGCCGTGGGACTTCGCTCAGGACGGTTCAAAACAGTTTACGCTTTTCGCCGCGCGCCCGGATCCCGATGTCGAGGGACTCGCGCTGTACGCCTCCATCGAGGATCCACCCGTTGATTACGACGTGATCGATTCCGAGGCGTTCTTCCACGCTGGCGGGAAGGTCATCAACGCGAACTTCCCGCGGTTCGCGATGGATCGAGAGGCGTCCATCGATTTCAACCAGGGCAGCGATGACATCGGCGGCTTTTCGTCTTTGTCCGATTCAGATTGGTTCGCGTACAAGATGCTTGTGCTGGTCGGCGGCGGCGTTGGAGCCGGGCTTTACGCGGGGCGCGAGCTGGTCTTTCTCGGCGGTACGGCCTGGCGGCTGCGCGGTATCTTCGGCCCGCTCTCGGACACGCCGGTCCCTGCGCCAGCCGCGAACAGCCCGATCTGGATCTTCCGCATTCAGCCGCGCTACAGCGTGCCCGCGGAGCCGGCCTGGGTGATCAATACCTTGCTGTCGCTCAAAGGTATTCCGTTCGGCAGCCGACTGTCTCCAACACTGGCGGATGCGCTCCTTGCGCAACTCACGATCGTCTCGCGTGCGGCCCGGCCATTCCCCGCCGACAATCTCGTCGCCAACGGTCGCGGCGCGATCATGACGCCGCTCTATACTGACGACATCGCTCTCACTTGGGTGCTGCGCGACCGGGGCTTCGGCTTCGGTTACGAAACCAACCCAAGCGAGTTTGATCCGACCGTCCCCAGCGAGATCGATACGTGCGACGTGGAAATTTGGGTCGGCGCCGTCCTGAAACGCACGGCAACGGTCAGCGTCCGCCACGACACAGTGCAAACATCCACGCTCACGGTGTACAGCGCACAACAGTTCGATGTCGGCAATGTCGCGGGGCTACAGCCAGGTGACCTCATCAACGTGGCCGTGTTCGGAAACACGGGACAGGTCTTCGGGCGCATCCAATCGATCAGCGGCCTCACGATCACGCTGTTCTCAGCGCTGCCAGTGCTGCCCGTAACCGACGAGCTGGTGACCCGCTACGAATCGGTCGGCTATGTCTACGACGCTGCCACCAACGAATCCGACAACGGCGGCAGCCTCGCCACCAGTGTCGATGTGAAGGTGTATCCAAACTTGAACGGGCTTCGCGCTTTACGCCCAGCCGAAATAACAGTGGTGAAAATATGAATAGATCCTTCCTGCACCCGTGGGAGCGGTTTGCAACCGCAAATTCTCTCTTTTCTGGTGGTGAACACTCATGAGCGTACTCGCAAACGGAACCGAGGACCTTCCACCGGGTCTCACGCCGGCCGCGGCCTACGCCCTGGTCAACACCGCGATCCAGAAGATCGCGCAGATGAACCTGTTGGACAAAGATGTGCCGTTCTTCGGGCTGGTGCGCGA
This Verrucomicrobiia bacterium DNA region includes the following protein-coding sequences:
- a CDS encoding phage tail protein; this encodes MSFLGAGSAPTNANRRTVAQSPVASNILGTPWPTLWGTRDLSGTVIAWTNHRFSNSGSTGKGGGQVSSGEKDYRTFALGLCIGPVDRITEIWYDNALIWQGNVSIASAATTATATVGIGGIVLTDSASRGTITFYFGLSTQTQDPILAQFIPDAPFYRGMCYAVFHGDRTGTRGFRIGNADTLAQVALRVTRIPASPPGTAFNVQTQANPQNAAVVSGTPVLTADDSGFTGDSSIIYQLTVQAGGTSSQASVTISVLDGSDAGSGPFTIASGTPFAVGNFGLMATLTWTGTLISDPNTAQWLILLTSNMIALGGANVAGIIYELLASNVHGIALDPAVINTAAFSSAALSLLNMGLSWVVKEKGDARQLITDVLKNVQGALVISNGQIGLRLLSGGASVLTLEADDVLGLKQRPGSWYEVPQSTTVKYNDVTRKFHDTVLSLPGAGDFGNDEKNTEIALPMVTNAGVARLIGTRLRMLETLPKNPDTITCGRGAFQLQFGDVFVVNDPPRGYDSTTPLIIVAIREHGMGDEVIEIDVVPEVFGFLPALVKSVGGGGGGGGGGSTPINPIQLQDAVELPWDFAQDGSKQFTLFAARPDPDVEGLALYASIEDPPVDYDVIDSEAFFHAGGKVINANFPRFAMDREASIDFNQGSDDIGGFSSLSDSDWFAYKMLVLVGGGVGAGLYAGRELVFLGGTAWRLRGIFGPLSDTPVPAPAANSPIWIFRIQPRYSVPAEPAWVINTLLSLKGIPFGSRLSPTLADALLAQLTIVSRAARPFPADNLVANGRGAIMTPLYTDDIALTWVLRDRGFGFGYETNPSEFDPTVPSEIDTCDVEIWVGAVLKRTATVSVRHDTVQTSTLTVYSAQQFDVGNVAGLQPGDLINVAVFGNTGQVFGRIQSISGLTITLFSALPVLPVTDELVTRYESVGYVYDAATNESDNGGSLATSVDVKVYPNLNGLRALRPAEITVVKI